In Aridibaculum aurantiacum, the following proteins share a genomic window:
- a CDS encoding glycoside hydrolase family 31 protein has translation MIKMNLRSQSTILMFLLLFTSIAHATPVVPFTKMADGIIIYPAQQYPGSAHAVRLQVINNSIIRVTASPAKEMPQVQSLVTIYPTTQTSGFTITNTANEVRLATPFITAVASLQTGAVAFFDKAGKQIIAERAAAKQLLPVTFEGQRSYNIIQTFETKPGDAIYGLGQHQDDVYNYMGQQVTMFQNNTEVAIPFLVSPNNYGILWDNYSITKAGDVREYLPLSSLQLFAKTGEEGWLTASYANDKTKSDDVVLTRAETTIDMEFVNDSKLKLPAEFKTENGSVTWQGSIASSFSGNHKMRFTYGGYLKVWLNNKLVLDRWRRAWNPAPALLDVAMQKGQKQSIKIEWIPEGSESYISLKWQEPVPTADANTFSFSSEAGKHMDYYFVYGKNIDEVISGYRTLTGKAPIVPKWAMGFWQSRERYKTQEELLNVVAEFRKRKIPLDNIVLDWFYWKENDWGSQEFDAARFPSPDSMIKVLHNQYNTKLMISVWPKFYEGIPAYNDFNKRGWLYKRNIADRQKDWVGPGYTSTFYDAFNPEARKAFWNLIHSKIYTKGIDAWWMDASEPDLLSNVSPQRRKEQMTPVSAGLVAEYVNAYPLQNAKGIYEGQRSVDNNKRVFLLTRSGFAGSQRYAAAIWSGDIGARWHDMKAQIAAGVNFSMSGLPYWTMDIGGFVVENRYERPTATDTEEWRELNTRWFQFGAFTPLFRVHGQYPFREVFNIAPEDHPAYKSMVYYNRLRYRLLPYIYSLAGASYHNNYTMMRGLVMDFAADKKVHSIGDQYMFGPSLLINPVYEYKERRKQLYLPAGSGWYDLYSGKYFAGGQSINVDAPYETMPVFVKEGSIIPFGPELQYTSEKRADTITLFVYTGRDASFNLYEDEDVNYNYEKGQYSNISFTYNEKTKQLTIGERKGSFNGMLTNRTFRVIWVNKNAAKPLDFEQAAATTVRYNGSAVKVTQSNR, from the coding sequence ATGATTAAGATGAACCTACGAAGCCAAAGCACGATTTTAATGTTCCTGCTGCTATTTACGAGCATAGCACATGCTACTCCTGTAGTTCCTTTTACCAAGATGGCAGATGGTATTATCATTTACCCGGCGCAACAATACCCTGGCAGTGCACATGCTGTAAGGCTGCAGGTCATCAACAACTCCATCATTCGGGTAACTGCGTCGCCTGCTAAAGAAATGCCGCAAGTGCAAAGCCTGGTGACGATCTATCCCACCACACAAACATCTGGTTTTACTATAACCAATACTGCAAACGAAGTGCGGCTTGCTACGCCTTTTATAACAGCTGTTGCTTCATTGCAAACCGGTGCTGTTGCTTTCTTTGACAAAGCAGGCAAACAAATTATAGCGGAGCGTGCAGCTGCAAAACAACTACTTCCTGTGACCTTTGAAGGGCAGCGCTCGTACAACATCATCCAAACATTTGAGACAAAACCCGGGGACGCTATCTACGGTCTTGGCCAGCACCAGGATGATGTTTACAACTACATGGGACAGCAGGTGACCATGTTTCAAAACAATACAGAAGTGGCCATTCCATTTCTTGTTTCACCCAACAACTATGGTATCCTTTGGGATAATTATTCTATAACAAAAGCTGGAGACGTAAGGGAATATCTTCCGCTTTCTTCTTTACAACTATTTGCTAAAACTGGTGAAGAAGGTTGGCTGACTGCCTCGTATGCAAATGATAAAACAAAATCGGATGATGTAGTGCTTACCCGTGCAGAGACCACCATTGATATGGAGTTTGTAAACGATTCAAAGCTAAAGCTGCCAGCTGAATTCAAAACTGAGAATGGGTCTGTAACGTGGCAAGGAAGTATAGCAAGCTCATTCAGCGGCAATCACAAGATGAGGTTTACCTATGGTGGTTATCTAAAGGTTTGGCTGAACAATAAGCTGGTGCTAGACAGGTGGAGAAGAGCATGGAATCCTGCGCCTGCATTGTTGGATGTGGCAATGCAAAAAGGCCAGAAGCAATCAATAAAAATCGAATGGATACCTGAAGGATCAGAATCTTATATCTCACTTAAATGGCAGGAGCCTGTACCAACAGCAGATGCCAATACATTCAGTTTCTCTTCTGAAGCTGGTAAGCATATGGATTATTACTTCGTGTATGGTAAGAACATTGACGAAGTTATAAGCGGCTACAGAACATTAACTGGTAAAGCTCCTATAGTTCCGAAATGGGCAATGGGATTTTGGCAAAGCCGTGAACGATACAAAACACAGGAAGAGTTGCTGAATGTTGTAGCTGAATTTCGCAAGAGAAAAATTCCACTTGATAACATTGTACTCGATTGGTTTTACTGGAAGGAAAATGACTGGGGCAGCCAGGAGTTTGATGCCGCTCGTTTTCCTTCGCCAGATAGTATGATAAAGGTGTTGCACAACCAGTACAATACGAAGCTGATGATATCGGTATGGCCAAAATTTTATGAAGGCATACCTGCTTATAATGACTTCAATAAAAGGGGTTGGTTGTACAAGCGCAACATTGCCGACAGGCAAAAAGATTGGGTTGGCCCTGGCTATACTTCTACATTTTATGATGCTTTCAATCCTGAAGCACGTAAGGCTTTCTGGAACCTCATTCACAGCAAGATCTATACAAAGGGCATTGATGCATGGTGGATGGATGCAAGCGAACCCGACCTGTTATCCAACGTTTCGCCACAGCGAAGGAAAGAACAGATGACACCAGTGTCTGCAGGACTGGTGGCCGAATATGTAAATGCTTATCCATTGCAAAATGCAAAAGGTATATATGAAGGCCAGCGCTCTGTTGATAACAACAAACGTGTGTTCCTGCTTACACGTTCAGGCTTTGCCGGTTCGCAACGGTATGCTGCTGCTATATGGAGTGGCGACATAGGTGCACGCTGGCATGATATGAAAGCACAGATAGCTGCCGGTGTAAATTTTTCTATGTCTGGGCTGCCTTACTGGACCATGGACATTGGTGGCTTTGTAGTAGAGAACAGGTATGAAAGACCGACTGCAACAGATACAGAAGAGTGGCGTGAACTGAATACAAGGTGGTTCCAGTTTGGTGCGTTCACACCACTGTTCAGGGTGCATGGCCAGTATCCATTCCGCGAAGTTTTCAACATAGCACCGGAAGATCATCCTGCCTATAAAAGCATGGTGTACTACAACAGGCTCCGTTACCGTTTGCTGCCTTACATCTATTCACTGGCAGGCGCCAGCTATCATAACAACTACACTATGATGCGCGGTTTGGTGATGGATTTTGCCGCAGATAAAAAAGTGCATTCCATAGGCGATCAGTATATGTTTGGACCATCGCTACTCATCAATCCTGTGTATGAATACAAGGAGAGGAGGAAGCAACTATACTTGCCTGCAGGAAGCGGCTGGTACGACTTGTATTCAGGTAAATATTTTGCCGGTGGACAATCTATAAATGTAGATGCGCCTTATGAAACCATGCCTGTGTTTGTAAAAGAAGGTTCCATTATTCCTTTCGGTCCGGAGCTGCAGTATACTTCTGAAAAACGTGCAGATACCATCACCCTCTTTGTGTATACAGGCAGAGATGCTTCTTTTAATTTGTATGAAGATGAAGATGTGAATTACAATTATGAGAAGGGCCAGTATAGCAATATTTCATTTACTTACAACGAAAAGACGAAGCAGCTGACCATTGGTGAAAGAAAAGGAAGTTTCAACGGCATGCTAACCAACAGGACGTTCAGGGTGATATGGGTAAATAAGAATGCAGCCAAGCCACTAGACTTTGAACAAGCTGCGGCTACTACAGTTCGATACAATGGTAGTGCTGTGAAAGTGACGCAGTCAAATAGGTAA
- a CDS encoding glycoside hydrolase family 5 protein: protein MRLVLLVCLLLSMVVNAQPVKQHGKLKVKGVQLVDEKGKPVVLRGMSFGWHNFWPRFYNKEAVKWLAKDWKCNVVRAAMGIEPNGGYLKDPEGSKAKIEAVVDAAIEAGIYVIIDWHSHNIQTKEAKKFFMEMATKYGKYPNVIYEIFNEPDKETWQEVKAYSAEIIEAISGIDGDNIILVGNPHWDQDIHIVADDPLKGYSNIMYTVHFYAATHKQELRDRCNDALKKGIPIFISESAGMEASGDGALDNEEWMRWIEWCEQNKISWVTWSVSDKDETCSVLKKGASATGGWKESDLKESGIRSRELLRKYNKRMK, encoded by the coding sequence ATGCGCCTGGTACTTCTTGTGTGTTTGTTGCTTTCCATGGTTGTAAATGCGCAACCGGTAAAGCAGCACGGTAAACTAAAAGTGAAGGGTGTACAGTTAGTAGATGAAAAAGGCAAGCCTGTTGTACTGCGCGGGATGAGCTTTGGTTGGCACAACTTCTGGCCACGGTTTTACAATAAGGAAGCAGTAAAATGGTTGGCGAAGGATTGGAAATGCAACGTAGTTCGTGCGGCAATGGGTATAGAACCAAATGGTGGATACCTGAAGGACCCGGAAGGTTCTAAAGCAAAAATAGAAGCTGTTGTAGATGCGGCCATTGAAGCAGGTATCTATGTAATCATCGATTGGCACAGCCATAATATCCAAACCAAAGAGGCCAAAAAGTTTTTCATGGAGATGGCTACCAAGTATGGCAAGTATCCAAATGTTATTTACGAAATATTCAACGAGCCTGATAAGGAAACTTGGCAAGAAGTAAAAGCATATTCTGCAGAAATCATTGAAGCCATCAGTGGTATTGATGGTGATAACATCATTCTTGTTGGTAACCCGCATTGGGACCAGGACATTCATATTGTTGCCGATGATCCATTGAAGGGCTATAGCAACATCATGTACACCGTTCATTTTTATGCAGCCACCCATAAACAGGAGCTAAGGGACAGGTGCAACGATGCATTGAAAAAAGGCATTCCTATCTTCATTTCTGAGTCAGCAGGTATGGAAGCCAGTGGTGATGGTGCCCTGGATAATGAGGAATGGATGAGATGGATAGAATGGTGCGAACAGAATAAGATCAGCTGGGTTACATGGTCAGTATCTGATAAAGATGAAACATGTTCGGTGCTTAAGAAAGGAGCAAGTGCTACAGGCGGTTGGAAAGAAAGTGACCTGAAAGAATCAGGAATAAGATCAAGAGAACTTTTACGGAAGTATAACAAGCGAATGAAATAA
- a CDS encoding SGNH/GDSL hydrolase family protein, translated as MMMYNYRILLLLVALVLSGCSAMRRAGSTSNVLAASALHPYGRTITTEQGGLELISSAAHVGFSFTGKECIIHASINNSSGHNYLQYELDGVYQKRIRINGSNNQPITITANDEGTHTVWLYKATEAHTGPVYIQQVTAKNIAPLVKPIAPIIEFIGNSITCGAAADPSEVPCGEGQYHDQHNAYMAYGPRVARALGTDYVVSSVSGIGIYRNWNSNGPNMPQVYENADFQVNSDRKWNFNAYKPAIVSIALGTNDYSNGDGKKARLPFDSASFVNNYIPFVQLVRSKYPAAQILLLSSPMVGGDRRTTLQNCIAAVKASVDKLYPAAKPVNVYFFKEMKARGCTGHPSVEDHAILAEELLPVYRQLL; from the coding sequence ATGATGATGTACAACTATAGAATTTTGTTACTACTGGTTGCACTTGTTTTATCAGGATGCAGTGCAATGCGTAGAGCTGGTTCTACTTCTAATGTTTTGGCTGCTTCTGCCTTACATCCTTATGGCAGAACCATCACTACTGAACAGGGTGGACTGGAGTTGATCAGTTCAGCAGCGCATGTTGGTTTTTCTTTTACGGGTAAAGAATGTATCATTCATGCTTCCATCAATAATTCTTCGGGTCATAATTATCTTCAATACGAACTGGATGGTGTTTATCAAAAACGTATTAGAATTAATGGAAGCAATAACCAGCCTATTACCATAACGGCTAATGATGAAGGCACTCATACTGTGTGGTTGTACAAAGCAACTGAGGCGCATACTGGTCCTGTGTATATACAACAGGTTACTGCAAAGAACATAGCGCCTTTAGTGAAACCTATAGCACCAATTATTGAGTTCATTGGCAACAGCATTACATGTGGTGCTGCTGCCGACCCATCGGAAGTGCCATGCGGTGAAGGCCAATACCATGACCAGCACAATGCTTACATGGCTTATGGACCGCGTGTAGCAAGGGCTTTAGGAACCGACTATGTAGTAAGCAGTGTAAGCGGTATTGGCATTTATAGAAACTGGAACAGTAATGGGCCAAACATGCCGCAGGTGTATGAGAATGCTGACTTCCAGGTAAACAGTGATCGCAAGTGGAACTTCAATGCATATAAACCTGCTATCGTAAGTATTGCTTTAGGCACCAACGACTATAGCAATGGTGATGGAAAGAAAGCACGCCTGCCTTTTGACAGCGCAAGCTTTGTAAACAACTACATTCCATTCGTTCAACTGGTGCGGTCAAAATATCCTGCTGCTCAGATACTATTGCTCAGCAGCCCAATGGTTGGTGGTGACAGAAGAACAACATTACAAAATTGTATAGCTGCTGTAAAAGCAAGTGTGGATAAGCTTTATCCAGCTGCAAAGCCTGTTAATGTATACTTCTTCAAAGAGATGAAAGCACGAGGTTGTACCGGTCATCCAAGTGTAGAAGACCATGCAATACTTGCTGAAGAACTGCTGCCTGTTTACCGACAGCTATTGTAG
- a CDS encoding sialate O-acetylesterase: MKNFILLLSVFVSMMAHANVRLPNIISSNMVLQQSSNVRLWGWAEPGEMIYITTSWNNKTDSVKGDGHAKWQIKLPTPKAGGPYTITLKGQNTIVLENVLVGEVWVCSGQSNMEMNYYWGLPQMKEDIPVAANPNLRFFHIARKSAEAPQENSEGAWMASDTNNVKWFSAVAYYFGKKLYAEMNVPIGLVHASWGGIPAEAFTPAEIVNSNERLKSAAAKQEPKPWWPVTPGLAYNAMIAPLTNYNIAGAIWYQGESNTGTARTYKELFSAMIQSWRNKWNNEFPFYYVQLAPHAYGNRNIAALLREAQQQTLSVPKTGMVVTTDLAHDTADIHPIKKRDVGYRLANLALHLTYVTDTTDANSPMYSSMQINKNKVTLHFQHAQYGLQQQGKVITGFSIAGADKVFYPAEAAIKGNTIVVTNKTVAQPVAVRYAFSNTAIGNVFNKIGLPLAPFRTDDWEVDTSSIK, encoded by the coding sequence ATGAAGAATTTTATTCTACTGCTTAGCGTGTTTGTTTCAATGATGGCGCATGCGAATGTGCGGCTGCCCAACATCATTAGCAGCAATATGGTATTGCAGCAAAGTAGCAACGTTAGATTATGGGGGTGGGCCGAGCCTGGTGAAATGATCTACATCACCACATCGTGGAATAATAAAACAGATTCTGTAAAAGGAGATGGACATGCGAAGTGGCAAATAAAGCTACCTACACCGAAAGCAGGTGGTCCATACACCATTACACTAAAAGGGCAGAATACAATTGTTCTTGAGAATGTACTGGTAGGTGAAGTATGGGTTTGCTCCGGCCAATCTAACATGGAAATGAACTACTACTGGGGGCTGCCGCAGATGAAGGAAGATATTCCTGTTGCTGCTAATCCTAACCTTCGCTTCTTTCACATTGCACGTAAATCGGCTGAAGCACCACAGGAAAACTCAGAAGGTGCTTGGATGGCTAGTGATACCAACAATGTAAAATGGTTTAGCGCGGTTGCTTATTATTTCGGCAAGAAGCTATATGCTGAAATGAATGTGCCCATCGGCCTGGTACATGCCAGTTGGGGTGGGATACCTGCAGAAGCATTTACACCTGCAGAGATTGTTAACAGCAATGAAAGATTGAAATCAGCAGCTGCTAAACAAGAGCCTAAGCCATGGTGGCCGGTAACGCCCGGCCTTGCTTACAATGCAATGATTGCTCCACTTACCAACTACAACATTGCAGGAGCTATCTGGTACCAGGGCGAAAGCAACACCGGTACTGCAAGGACGTATAAAGAGCTGTTCTCAGCAATGATACAATCGTGGCGCAATAAGTGGAACAACGAGTTTCCATTTTACTATGTACAACTGGCGCCGCACGCATATGGAAATCGTAACATAGCTGCACTGCTTCGTGAGGCGCAGCAGCAAACGCTATCAGTACCTAAAACAGGAATGGTAGTTACCACAGATCTTGCGCATGATACAGCTGATATACATCCCATCAAAAAACGTGATGTTGGTTATCGATTAGCCAACCTTGCTTTACACCTGACATATGTAACTGATACTACTGATGCTAACAGTCCGATGTACAGCAGCATGCAAATAAATAAGAACAAAGTGACCTTGCATTTTCAGCATGCGCAGTACGGTCTGCAACAGCAAGGCAAAGTGATCACAGGTTTTTCAATAGCCGGAGCAGATAAAGTTTTCTATCCTGCAGAGGCTGCAATCAAAGGAAATACAATAGTCGTTACGAATAAAACTGTTGCTCAGCCTGTAGCTGTTCGTTATGCTTTTAGCAATACTGCCATTGGTAATGTTTTCAATAAAATTGGTTTACCTCTTGCTCCGTTCAGAACGGATGATTGGGAGGTAGATACTTCATCAATAAAATAG
- a CDS encoding alpha-L-arabinofuranosidase produces the protein MKQCLQVFLHQLAIWLLISSIGCKKAISNTGGSGSGGTDTTTRTDPPVAATIGFFMDDWLPRNFTAPAYIDTTVPATASYNITVNNATVISKIPPTLFGNNTNTWMTQMVTEPTLLNHITQLKPGYLRGPGGSISDIFFWNANRNSPPADAPVTFVKADGTTEAANFWYGKNTDHWTMSVNNYYNVLQQTNSKGIITVNYGYARYGTSSNPVAAAAHLAADWVRFDNGRTKYWEVGNENFGEWEAGYRINLANNKDGQPEIITGDLYGRHFKVFADSMRKAAQEIGSSIKIGAVLVEATPQAWNTNTIKTWNAGVLTQAGNVADFFVVHNYFTNFNTNAPAAEILATAATESSKMMSYVKQSLQNAGLPNKPVALTEWNIFSTGSMQQVSHIAGVHAVMVLGELIKNGYGQASRWDLANGWDNGNDHGLFNIGDEPGGVPKWNPRPAFYHMYFFQKMLGDRLISSTTTNQSIFDTYASSFTSGEVGVTIVNKSTQAHTVSIQVQNFQVGNRYYWYTLAGGTDNGELSRKVFVNGRGTTHASGGPADYATSKAYAAGTQNGIRVTVPARGVVNLVIEKK, from the coding sequence ATGAAACAGTGCCTACAGGTTTTTCTTCACCAACTAGCAATATGGCTATTGATAAGTAGCATTGGCTGCAAAAAAGCCATTAGCAATACTGGAGGTAGTGGCAGTGGTGGTACAGACACGACTACGCGAACCGATCCGCCGGTAGCTGCCACCATAGGCTTTTTCATGGACGATTGGTTACCGAGAAATTTTACAGCACCTGCATATATTGATACTACTGTTCCAGCTACAGCCAGCTATAACATCACGGTCAATAATGCTACTGTCATCAGTAAAATTCCACCTACACTTTTTGGAAACAATACAAACACCTGGATGACGCAGATGGTAACGGAGCCAACTCTACTGAATCATATCACGCAGTTGAAGCCGGGATATTTAAGAGGTCCGGGCGGCAGCATCAGCGACATCTTTTTTTGGAATGCTAATAGGAATAGCCCGCCTGCAGATGCCCCTGTTACTTTCGTAAAGGCTGATGGAACTACAGAAGCTGCTAACTTCTGGTATGGCAAGAACACTGACCATTGGACGATGTCGGTAAACAATTACTACAACGTATTGCAGCAAACCAATAGCAAGGGCATCATCACAGTCAATTATGGTTATGCCCGTTATGGCACCAGCAGCAATCCAGTGGCTGCGGCTGCACACCTGGCTGCAGACTGGGTGCGATTTGATAATGGAAGAACGAAGTATTGGGAGGTAGGAAATGAAAATTTTGGAGAATGGGAAGCGGGCTATCGAATAAATCTTGCCAACAATAAAGATGGCCAACCAGAAATAATAACCGGTGATCTGTACGGCAGGCATTTTAAAGTTTTTGCCGACTCCATGCGCAAGGCAGCACAGGAAATAGGTTCATCTATAAAAATAGGCGCTGTGCTGGTAGAAGCTACACCTCAGGCATGGAATACCAATACTATTAAAACATGGAATGCAGGAGTGCTTACGCAGGCAGGTAATGTTGCTGATTTTTTTGTTGTGCATAACTACTTCACCAATTTTAACACGAATGCACCTGCTGCTGAGATACTTGCCACAGCGGCTACAGAAAGCAGCAAGATGATGAGCTATGTAAAGCAGTCATTGCAAAATGCAGGCTTGCCTAATAAGCCTGTTGCGCTCACTGAATGGAATATTTTTTCAACAGGCTCTATGCAGCAGGTATCGCATATAGCGGGTGTACATGCTGTAATGGTGTTAGGGGAGTTAATAAAAAACGGCTATGGGCAGGCCAGCAGGTGGGATCTTGCAAACGGCTGGGACAATGGGAATGATCATGGCTTGTTCAACATAGGAGATGAGCCAGGCGGTGTGCCTAAATGGAACCCGCGTCCTGCTTTCTATCACATGTACTTCTTTCAAAAGATGCTGGGCGACAGGTTGATTTCTTCCACTACTACGAACCAATCTATATTCGACACCTACGCTTCTTCTTTCACCTCAGGGGAGGTTGGAGTGACGATAGTCAATAAGTCTACACAGGCACATACGGTGTCCATACAAGTACAAAATTTCCAGGTCGGCAACAGGTACTACTGGTACACATTGGCTGGAGGAACAGATAATGGTGAACTTTCACGAAAGGTATTTGTGAATGGAAGAGGAACAACACATGCATCAGGCGGTCCAGCTGATTATGCAACATCAAAGGCTTATGCTGCAGGTACACAAAACGGAATAAGGGTAACTGTGCCTGCACGTGGAGTCGTGAATTTGGTCATCGAAAAGAAATAG